aatacgATATTATTAGATGATAgacataaatataaaaatttataaaaatcaaaattagatGGATTATCTTTTAATTTATATCTATCGTATAAACTATTTGTGATTTAGTGTAGAATTATCCGTTTGTAAATCAACTCTTGTTAAGTATTCACCAAGTCGAAACAAAGTTATATTAATGCGAACAAATTGCTTGGAGATAACCATCAAATTTaatgttctctttttttttttttaaataaatgacTAGAAAATCTCCTCACAATCGGGTTGCACTACAGACTACACCACTCCTTGTCAAGTAAATTCGGTTATTTTTAGCATGTGCACAAAAGCTTGCAACGTACATTGTCAGTACTCGTAAGCGTTTTTTGTGTCCTAGAGTTGGAAAAAGTTGCATACGACACTTTTTGGTTAAGCATTTGAGTGGCAAAATTAGTTTAGAAAACATGATAAGAATGATACACGGTTGAAGGATGAACTAAACAATTTCATATTCGAATCAGGCTCGAGTTGGTAAgagtttgtttgaatttgattcgTCAATAAGTAAgtcaaatttaaataatattttatagttgATGACTTTCAAATGAGCAAATTATTCGATTGGTCACTAAACTTTTGCAATCGTCAAGTTTGATCATTTAAATATTAAAAGTCTGGTTTTGGCCACTAAAACATATAAAGTTAAGGCGCGAGACCATTCCGTTAGATTTAGTCGTTAAGTTTGTCGATCGATCTGTCCGCGCGATTTCCAAGACAAAATGCATGGTCAATTTAGGAACACTTCGCCAATCAACATTTCCATTTGGATAACTCTCATTTCTCAAGTCACAATTTCGGTCCCCTTTGCTGTTGTTTCTTTTCACATCCCAATTCTTCAGCGAATCTCCTTCGTCACCCACATCGTAGCGGTCATCGTCTTCTTTGTCCACGTCTTGTTCTTCATCTTCTTGAGTTTTGAAGTTGGCATCGTCGGGGGAGTGAAGAACAGAGGCATCTTCGGCATGGTAGATGCAGCCGAGGGGGTTGAATAAGCAGTTGGCGGTGACGCATTGGATCAGATCGGAGAAGTTGGAGACCTTGGTTGTAGTGGCAGACATTTTGTTGATCCTGACTGAGTTTGTGCGACTCGGACTAGCAGTCACTCAAGAGTGGATAGTGGCAGCAGTAAAATGTGTGATAGTAGTAGACTAGTAGGATTGTAAGATTAGTCAACGAGTCAAAGCATTTGCTTGGtatagaacttttttttttcttctcttcccgGTAGAGACTCGGTTTAGATTTATGGTTATTTTGTatgttatatatttttttaagagattttcttggTTACCACTCACTAGGATTCAGTTAGCAAATATACGAGTGTTACCATGCCAAAGTGGAGTCTTACAAAAAATACTTTTTGAGGGAATCACTCACTGCTGCGGGTAGCGGTGGATGTTGAGGAGTGAACATAGTGAGACTGGGATGCTTCCTCTGTCTCATCTGGGATGGTGGTCTTGGCATTTGCAGGCACAGCGAAGAATTTGACGCTCGAAAATCTACTGGTGGCATTGGATGAGTGATGTCTACAGTGGATGAAAAGCGTCTGGCGAAGATTTGAGGAGAGGGAGGAAGAAGAGCGACAATTTTTGTGAGAAGCATTGAATGCTAATTTGACCTTGCCTTTTGTCTTGAAAATCGTGGGAACAGATAGATCGATGAACTTAACAGTTAAATTTAACAGAATAGTCTCGCGTCTTAacttgatacattttaatggccaaaaccagacttttaatagttttttttttcaccagCGGCACATTTTTTTTCACTAgacttttaatagttgagtgaGCAAAACTTGACGATTGCAAAAGTTTGGTGACTAACCGGATAATTTGATCCtttcaaatttgataaaaagtttATTCAAATTCGAGTCGACAAATAACaaatcaaaattaaacaaaattttaaattaattaaaataatcaaataagtttAAACACTATAATATTTGAATTGACTATACTCGTTTACACCCATAGAAtgatgtatttgtgtataaaaTGCATAATCAAAACAACCCTTCAAGATTGTGTTTGTTGAACATGTATTCTATTATAACTTTTTGGACTAGCTCTATTTTGAACTCCAAAACTTGCATCTCATTCTCACATTGTacattaaatattttaattttagacACTATATATCTTTATGTCTCAATTTTATCCCATTTGAATCtaatttataataaatttagcaaaattaacaaaagaGATGACTCTGCACAAAACATGTTTTTTTGCATGATTCATAGAAATCGTAAGATAATGGTAAATACACAATCACCTAACAGAATGATTGAGCCGTACTTGTGCACATGGTCCTCTATTCAGCTAGTTTTTGTTAACATGGTTGTGCACATGATTGAGCCGTACTTGTGAATTGTTATTAATTGGACTTAAGAGGGCAAAGACGAAAAACTAGGATACAAAGTGTATAAGATTGAAATTTAGGGTgtaaaatgaaaatatgatgCAAGTTCAAAGGTGTAAAGTGAAACTAGTGCAAATTTTTATTGGCAATTCGtgacaaataaaatcaaattaaattaaagGAGCAACATTCCAGAACAATGCAGTCATAGATCATACTATTGGAAGTAAACAGAAACTACCAAGTTTCCCCATAGTCATGGGAGGCAAAAtggtttttgaaaatttaggGGGCAAAGTGGACTTACACCTAACTGCAGAGGGGTTTAGTGTAATTTTGCCTCAACTTGATCAATTGCAATTAAATTTTCACAAACTATTCTGAATTACATGtcaactaattttctttttattttgattccCGAATCTGGCCACAAACACAATTTCATCTTTTACGTTTAGCACCCAAtaaaatgatgatttgtttggatagagtaggattatttgaaataattactttaacatttttgtaatgtgatatatgtgaaattaaaaaataattaaaaatataaaaaaataaattaaaaaatatgtttataatataaataaaatattatttaaaataatatgaTATCCCAACAAAGCCGTACGTGTCCGGGATCGAGCTCCAAATTAATGGGCTCCCAAACCTGAACAACAGGCCCAAACTTAACTTGGTCCCCTCTACGTCACATcaaatttggaagttaccataAAAGGACAAACAAatttgtcattttgatttgaCCCTTTCAGCTTTAGAATAATTATAACGAAGAACAAGACCATAATGTGTAACtttgcaaacaaaaaaaataaaaaaatcagtGGGTCAAAATTTACTCATATCTAAATTTCAATCAAAGAGTTCATGACAAGCTAGATATGCGCGACATGAAAAATCAACTAATGTCATCGTTCGAATTGGGGTTTTTGGATCCTATGTTACACTTTTTGGTGTTGCATCCATATTCTATCATATTTTAATGTGATAGTTGTCATTTTATCTAATTGATAGCTCATGGACAATTTATTCCAAAATACGGGATAACGTAATTGTAACAATGAAAagacatttaaaaaaaatcactttgAAGCGTAAATGAGCATTCTAATTGATCATAAAAATATAGCAAAACGAGTACTTGCGATTTTCTTATATATTTCTCGCCAATTTGCTACTCTATCACAAACAAAATTTTTACAAATCCAAATAGATACTAGTTGAATGTAACATACTTAGTAATGGGAATGAAGTAGGTACGATTAACATTAAGCACAATTGATACTATtgttatacttttttttttttagtgaatcAGTATACACTGATatgattttattatattttataatttactGTATGCTCATGTGATTTTTGTTGCTCgttataaaatataataaaattatgtaaATGTAAGTCAAAtcattagaaaaattaaaacaacCATACCAATTATATCTATTATTAACCTTTTCTCTCCCAAACCCCTTAGATACTACGATACAATATGGCAAATAGTGTAAAATAAAGGGATTACTACTTATTCAAGAAATGTTTTGCATTGTTTAAGAACGGGCGCAGCgacaatatatatatagctTCTGAATTACTCCTTATCGACTAACTGTGCGACCTTAATTGGATTGGTATTGGCAGAGTCTGCAATTCTGCATCGTGCACAGCTCTCAGGTCTCAAGCTCCAAATCCAGTAGCCTCTCAGGCCTCAGCAGAACTATTTACCGAAGCAGTCAAAGTAAAACGGACTTGACGCTGGATGCAGATTCAAGAATGTGACGCTCGTCAAAAAACAAAGCATATGACCGTTGAAACCAGCTGTAAGGTGTTTACCTCTTTGGAAGACAACAACCTCAGCCTCAGCAATCACTGGCCTTTCTTTGTACTTTCGGCCCTACTCTCTCAGTTAAATCTATGCCCAGTTGTCCACATCTACATGCACGGATAAACACAAAAAACAAAACCCCCAATAGAAAGTAGAAACCTGAAGCCTGAAATGCGAGGATTCATAAACTCGCAACGGCTACCAACAAAAGTTGCTTTGCTTTGCTTTGCTTTGGTTCGTTCGTTTCAAGAATCAAGACAAGACTACTCCCCAGTCCCCCATAGTCCCATACTGCACACTTCACAGCCTTCACCGTAGACTGTGACTGACTTGGTTAAAAATACCAGTAAAGCTAAATGGGGTCATTTCCCAATGAAttagataaaatttattttattgtttaatTGTAATACCAAGGGCTGTTCCAATGGTAGCCAGTAGTGTTTAGTAGTGGAAAAAGTAACATGTTTTAACCTTGAGAAGCCCAAATATAAGCTCCTTTTATATTTGAATAAACAtgtttatgaaaaatttttgaaacgtTCTCTAAGCTCCTACTATttttataaatacatttatcaGAAAAAAGTTCACTGTAAAGTTTTTCTTGAAAGTCCGTCCGAAATAATCTGAATTTTCGCAAGCAAAAACTTTGACACCATCCTAacgtagtaatttttttttctcctttttttcgaAGCAATAGTAAGTTAGACTAATAATAATAAGGTATAAATGTATGTAAAATATCTAATTACTTGTCGGGCTACTGTATTCTTCGTAGTATCTGTAAAACAGAATATGGTACATATTCACTTGGTAGAAAAGAGAAGGGATCGTGTCAAAGAGGATGAATCATTAGCCGTTAGATCAATCTGACAAGAGTTTAACGTGATTGATGCAGAATGAGAATCCATTTgctcttctctctctttctttcttcttaaatACCCATTTACTTCAGCATTGTCccactctttctttttcttgatcttTGTCTCATTTCACAAAAACCACCGTATCCTCCTTCCTCATCGTCTCCCCTGTTCTCTCCTTCTTCAACCTTCTGGAGTTTTGCTGCACCTTCTCAAGTGGGATTTGAATAAAGCTGCTATGGCACTGCTGTTTCTTCTGCTTTTGGTTGTAGTATCAGCTGCTTCTGCTGATGAAGGTAAGGCCTTCATCATACCCGTCTGCCCTTGCTTCTCCTCAATGTATGCAGTGCAGTACTTTGCTTGCTATTAAGTTCTTCTCTTGCTTGTCAAGTTGTCACTTTTAGCTTTCTTATTAAGTGGTTCGTGCAGATCTTTAAGATCCCAAATTCCTCTACTGAATGCTCATTCGACCTGTGAACAACGATGCATGAATAAATAATACTATCATTGTCATGTGATTTAGTTGTCTATGCTAGCTACTTAATTAATGTATAAAACCATGTTCCTGACATGGTGGGTGGGGCTGCATTCTTCTTAAAGTAAAGTTTATCACTCTCTTCAATTTGTCTTTGTCCCTCGGAAGCTTAGTTAGTTGGGTCTTAGTAGGAGAAAATAAATGGGAGGCTGGTGGGACTACATATCCCTCTTGGAGTTTATCTTCAATGGTCCATATTTAAAGAGCTGTCATTCATTGCCTTTTCATTTCCTCCTTTTAAAATGGCAAAAAAATGCTATTTTTGCCGGACATCTTATCATTGAAGCTTTGATAGTTTCACAGAGTACTGCTACTCACATAACATATTACACACCCTAATGACTCATCCAAATAAATAGAATGGATGCTAATGTTGAAAGTTCCAATGCTGCTATCTGATTGAATTATAGCATCAAATTAAGATTCTAATCTTGAAATTCCCTCTCCATGCTCTGCTATACATTTGGTGTTGAGTCAGTTGAATATGCGGCTTCAGTTTCTGCAATCGCCTCAGCTGGTACAGATTTTCATGTGATACGAAATTTGGTAGTACTTTTGCACTAGAGTTGGCTCACTAACCTGACCAAGTAAAGCAACTTAATTTCTCTCAAGTTAGTTAAAGTAGGGAAAACTGAACAGTAGATTCCAGTGGCATCATTTTGAGTAGTTACTTGCATCTTCATATGGTACTAATAGATGCCAACAAGTGCGAGAGAAACAGGTTTATATTGACAGAAGAAGTCTCGAAATTTTGTTCTTACGACATTTATCTCTGCAATGTAGAAGCCTTTATTGGTGTGAATATTGGGACAGACCTCTCGGACATGCCAGACCCAACTCAAGTAGTAGCCCTACTTAAAAAGCAGCAAATCAGATATGTTAGGCTATACAATGCGGATCGTGGAATGCTTCTTGCGCTTGCCAATACAGGAATTAAAGTTGCTGTCTCCGTTCCAAATGAACAACTCCTAGCAATAGGCCAGTCCAATTCAACTGCAGCTAATTGGGTCTCACAAAATGTTGTGTCACACTACCCAGCTACCAATATTACTACAGTTTGCGTTGGCTCAGAAGTTTTTACCTCTCTTCCCAATGCAGCACCTATACTTGTCAATGCCCTCAGGTTCATTCAGTCAGCTCTCGTAGCATCAAATCTTGACAGGCAAATCAAAGTTTCAACACCTCTTCCTTCTTCCATTATCCTCGATCCATTTCCCCCGTCTCAAGCCTTCTTTAATCACTCTTTGAACAGAGTTCTAGTCCCCATGCTTAGTTTCTTGCAATCCACGGGATCGTATTTCATGCTAAATGTATATCCTTACTACGATTATATGCAGTCTAATGGTGTCATTCCATTGGATTATGCGCTCTTCAAGCCCCTTCCTGCAAACAGAGAAGTTGTTGATGCCAACACACTCCTTCACTACACCAATGTCTTTGATGCGATGGTTGATGCTGCTTTCTTTGCAATGGCATCACTTAACTTCACCAACATTCCTGTTCTAGTGACTGAGTCAGGTTGGCCATCGAAAGGCGACTCCCATGAGCCAGATGCCACAATAGAAAATGCCAACACCTACAACAGCAATCTAATAAGACATGTCCTGAATAAAACTGGAACTCCTAAACACCCTGGAATTGCTGTTAGTGCTTACATTTATGAGCTTTACAATGAAGACACAAGACCCGGACCACTGTCAGAAAAGAATTGGGGACTATTTGATGGTAATGGCGTGCCCATATATATTTTGCGCTTGACTGGATCGGGATCTGTATTGGCTAATGATACCACAAACCAGACGTACTGTGCTGCAAAAGATAGTGCAGACTCCAAAATGCTGCAGGCTGCTCTTGATTGGGCGTGTGGACCTGGCAAGGTGGATTGTTCTCCACTTTTGCAGGGACAACCATGCTATGAACCTGACACTGTTTCTGCACATGCAACTTATGCATTTGATGCTTATTACCAGAAAAATGGGAAGGCTCCTCTGGCTTGTGATTTCAATGGAGTAGCTGCAATCACCACTACAAATCCAAGTAATGAACACACCACATGTTCACTTATTCTCTTCTACATCAAGCTTAATCACACATGGCTTGGGATGTGATTTGCACGACTAATCGTACTAtcatccttttgttttttttgcagGTCATGGTTCATGCCTATTTCTGGGAAGGTAATTTCATTCTCTAAGTAGAGCTCATTAACTGCTATAGAGTGGTTTTACGTAGTTCTGCCATTCGCGCATTCTTTAGATCATAAATGATGCGAAGTCTCTACTTTTTCTGTTTTGCAGTAGTGACAAAAATGCGACGTTTCTGAACAGCACGGCGCCAGCTATGAGTTCCAAGAGCTCAGGTTCTCCTGCCCAGCAATGCAATCCTGTTTCGGCAGCATACTTCATGATAGTGGTGGTTTCAATTGCCAGTGCACTTCTGTTGTAGTCTGATAAATGCATTCGACTATGATCATCGCTTTGAGATGGCAGAGTTCCCGTATCAGGTTTTTGCCGCTGTACTCGCGATTGCTGTGAACAATTTTGATCTGAATTGTGTATTTTGTTGGGTAAAAAATTGTACAGCCTTCAACATTACAAGAAGGTGAACGGGAAAGGATATATAATATGACGATGGCCTTTGGCAGGGGAAATTTTTTGTACAATATGAGGCAACGGGGTGAAAAATCTCAGTTGAAAAAGGACATCTCAGTTATTCTTGGTGTTTCTAGGCAATAGGAAATTTAGGATGTGTAATGAAATTGGTTCCATTGGCCATAGCTCCCAAGTTCAGAATAAGCTGAAAATATCATTTTATTCTTGTTCTATTCATTCTGGTCGTATCCATTCTTGTtatatttggttttttcaataTTGATTTTTGTCAGGTTTTCCTGTCAACTTATAGGCTTAGAGGCAGCCATGGTTCCATTTTGAACCAACAGTAACCGGATTGAACCAAAAACCGGTTTTGAACTGCATCATCAGAATTCAAGTGGTAACTGTAGTCTGTAGGAAAAGGTTCCAGCTCTTGATTTAGTAGGTCAGATATTGATTTCAAGCATATAAGACCCATTGTACCCAAAATAATTTTGATACAAGCAATTCAAATGATATGCCCCCTTTGGATTATATTACGTGCATTTGACATACTGGTGGATTGGGATAATATCATACCTTTTTTGAGGTTTCTCTTAATATTATTTGACACctctaaagttttaaaaatatcacttaactCCTTTAGTAATTACAAAAGGACTGTATTCACCCTCGCTTGAAACATAattcacatatcaaataaaATGGAgctaaacattaaaaaaaaaaaagaaacaaaagtcactttcttctctttcccttttctccaatattctctcttactcattttttggatgactatacaattttctatttataaattataataaattgaaTTTTGTTATCTTTTACTTCTTATAATTGTGATAGAGTGGAGtatgatttatttgcttattttgagttattttttataatgattAGTACAATTTAAAGGTTTGGGCACAAGTTGATAATAAGTTGGAAAAAATAGAAAGTTCATAAGAAATCGATTTTGAGCATGTAGAGTTAAATTAGTCAACTGTATTTCTTTGcaaatatcttttttatttttcaaatatatatttttatgaacTATAGCATTATGATGTGGTAGTACTAttagaaattattttttaaatgatgattttcttgcaAAAAAAACAAAGTGATCTAGGAGCATTTTTATTTAGCAAGTAGAAGGATaatttagggttttaaaaaattttgttacataaataacaaaagtaagggaggtaagtgatatttttaaaactttaggcGATATTCAGAATaacttcaggggaggtttctgatattatccctatTTGAATAATGACATTTTTATTTCCCCCTGCAACAATCATCTCCAAGTctcaagtttcaaaaattaaaagaaaatcattaatctaGTAGCAAGTGTTTCACTTTCATCAAAGGAACTAGTACTACTTTTCTGAGAAAAAGAATTAAAGACTGTAGACCAGTCATAGCGGGCTGAAATCTATTTTCGGGCAAGATAGCGCACCAGGCCcataaaagaaaagaactctattgcaatttgaaaccctagtcCTATATAAACTGACCAAAGCTTCTACTTTCTAGCACTTCTGCACTTCACTACctcagctcaaaaaaaaaaaattgttttttgtTCCTTTCTTCAGTTTCTCCGTCAACAAAAGTTCTCTTCTCTTTCAGATTTAAGGGTCCTAGAAAATTGGAGCTTTTATCACATTAATGAAAAAAGCATCCACTATGATTTGCTCTGTTTCAATACAAAAATAACAGAGGAAATACGAAAAGATGCAAAATTAACTCTCTACTTCTCTCGGTACTTATGGACACGCAGATTCCAATTTCCACCCCGTTGATTTTTGCGTTTTCTCGTAGGTCCCACATTTCTTGAATGTGTTTGTTCTATGAAtttaattatttcttgatttgtgatttttttgatatGCTCAATGATGATTGATTTGCT
The genomic region above belongs to Coffea arabica cultivar ET-39 chromosome 7c, Coffea Arabica ET-39 HiFi, whole genome shotgun sequence and contains:
- the LOC113702036 gene encoding glucan endo-1,3-beta-glucosidase 2-like isoform X1, producing MALLFLLLLVVVSAASADEEAFIGVNIGTDLSDMPDPTQVVALLKKQQIRYVRLYNADRGMLLALANTGIKVAVSVPNEQLLAIGQSNSTAANWVSQNVVSHYPATNITTVCVGSEVFTSLPNAAPILVNALRFIQSALVASNLDRQIKVSTPLPSSIILDPFPPSQAFFNHSLNRVLVPMLSFLQSTGSYFMLNVYPYYDYMQSNGVIPLDYALFKPLPANREVVDANTLLHYTNVFDAMVDAAFFAMASLNFTNIPVLVTESGWPSKGDSHEPDATIENANTYNSNLIRHVLNKTGTPKHPGIAVSAYIYELYNEDTRPGPLSEKNWGLFDGNGVPIYILRLTGSGSVLANDTTNQTYCAAKDSADSKMLQAALDWACGPGKVDCSPLLQGQPCYEPDTVSAHATYAFDAYYQKNGKAPLACDFNGVAAITTTNPSHGSCLFLGSSDKNATFLNSTAPAMSSKSSGSPAQQCNPVSAAYFMIVVVSIASALLL
- the LOC113702036 gene encoding glucan endo-1,3-beta-glucosidase 2-like isoform X2, producing MALLFLLLLVVVSAASADEAFIGVNIGTDLSDMPDPTQVVALLKKQQIRYVRLYNADRGMLLALANTGIKVAVSVPNEQLLAIGQSNSTAANWVSQNVVSHYPATNITTVCVGSEVFTSLPNAAPILVNALRFIQSALVASNLDRQIKVSTPLPSSIILDPFPPSQAFFNHSLNRVLVPMLSFLQSTGSYFMLNVYPYYDYMQSNGVIPLDYALFKPLPANREVVDANTLLHYTNVFDAMVDAAFFAMASLNFTNIPVLVTESGWPSKGDSHEPDATIENANTYNSNLIRHVLNKTGTPKHPGIAVSAYIYELYNEDTRPGPLSEKNWGLFDGNGVPIYILRLTGSGSVLANDTTNQTYCAAKDSADSKMLQAALDWACGPGKVDCSPLLQGQPCYEPDTVSAHATYAFDAYYQKNGKAPLACDFNGVAAITTTNPSHGSCLFLGSSDKNATFLNSTAPAMSSKSSGSPAQQCNPVSAAYFMIVVVSIASALLL